The window TAGAAGCCCTGCTATACAAACTGTTGATCTGTCTGGTTCCATATCCTTGTGATACTGTTGGTGGCTCTACCGAACCTGCTAACGAATAAAAAGTTGGCGAAATTAATCCGTTCTTAGTTGTTCCACTTAAGGATTCGTCTATATAATAATAAACCGTTCCACCCGCCAAAGCATCTATTGTAAACTTGTTAAGTTTCTTTTTATACCCCAGTATTAAATCATCATTTGTACTAAAGCCTCTCGAATCCTGAATAGAATACATTCCTCTGGCATTCCAACCACTTCCATTCACCGCACCACCACGGGTAGAAAATATATTTGCAGTTGGGTTGCGGAAAGTAGTTTTGTTATTATAGTTATCGTAACCTAAGCGTACCAATAAATTAAAGTCGCTATTGATCTGATAACTGGCCGTAACATTCGCATTTAAGGTATTGTTTTGGGTACCATTTAACTTCTCGTAAGCGATTAAATATGGGTTATCGTACCAGTTGGTGTACATCCAGTTCTGGGTTTTATAAGGCACTTTCCAGTAATCTTTATAATCGCGAATATCGTATTCAGTACCTGTCCACATAATTAACTGGTACAAATAACCCTGGTTGTTATAACCTCCGCCCCAAATTTGGTCGGCCCAGCGGCGGCTTACCCCCATGTGTCCTTCCAGTTTAAATTTATCGCTTAGCTTCATCTCACCGGCCATGGTTAAATTCACCATGTTCAGGTTCTGATTTGGGAATTGTCCTTTATTGTAAATATCATTTAATCCAATCCTAAAGCTTCCGTTCTCGCCGGTTTGGGCAATACTGATATTGTTATTTAAAATAATCCCTGTAGATGTAAAATTCTTCAGGTTATCTTTCCCTTTCGATACCAAAGGCATATTATCTTCAAACTGCTTGGTAACAGGATTCCAGTCTCTGGCAGTTTTACCTGCATCAAGCTTAGGACCCCAAACGTAGTCGTTATCAATAACGCCATTCTGTCCCCTGCCATACGAGCTTTGTACCTTAGGTATAGCCAGGAAACCCAATGATGCCATGGTATTGCTGTTGATATCAATTGAGAATCCTTTACCTGCAGCACCTTTTTTGGTTGTAATTAAAAGTACACCTCCCGATGCTCTTGAGCCATACAATGCAGATGCGGTTGGGCCTTTAAGTATATCCATACTTTCAATATCATCAGTAGGCACATCTCTTAACGACATGTTACCATAAGGCACACCATCTATAACCAACATAGCTGGTTCGCCACGTAATTCAATAGTAGGACGGGCATTAAATTCGGTTGAGTTTTTTATTACCAAGCCAGAAACCCTTCCGGTTAATGAAGTAGCAACATCTACACCTTTAACGGTTTGCAGATCTTTGCCCGCTACCTTTTGTACGGCATAACCCAACGATTTTTCTGACCGTTTTATTCCCAAAGCTGTAACTACCACATCTGTTAATTCGGTTGTGGCAGCTTGTAAAGAAATCTTATAATCACGTTTGCTGTCAATAACAATTTCTCTGGTAGTGTAACCAATAAACGAGATAATCAGCGTGGTACCTACATTGGCATTAACTGAAAAGTAACCATTAGCATCAGTTGAAGTTACCGACTTGGTTTCTTTAACCATTATGCTAGCGCCAACAATAGGCAAGCCATTTTCGTCTGAAACTCTGCCACTAATCGTTTCGAAAAACGGATTTGAGATCAGCTCATTTTTTTTTCTGAGTACAATTGTTTTATCAAATATTTTGTAGCTCAGTAACTGATTTTTAAGGCATAAATTAAGCACCTGCTCAAGTGGTGCATTTTTCACATCGATGCTTATATTGTGTGCATTTTGCAGTTCAAGATTATCGTAAAGAAAAACGTATTGGGTTTGTTTCTCTATCGATTTAAATATCACTTCCATCGAAACATTTTTTTGTTTCAATGTGATGTTCTGACTATAAACACTTGCGCTTACCTGGCACAGACAAGCGAATAAAAATAGTGCGGTTAGTTTCATCACCAATATTAATTGTGTGGGCTTACGCCGGATTAATGATCCGGTCATAAAAAATGTACTAAAATTCATGATTGAATTTGGGTTTAAAACATAATTGCTTAGATAACTTATTGTGTCCCTGCTGCAGATCAGCTGGCGCAGGTTTTTAACCCACTCATTGCAAATAAAGTGGTACGAACACTTTGCATTGCTTTTAAGCGGATTGAGATCGAATGTCTGGAGTATTATATCTTCATATGCTGCACTTTATAGTTTGATTTGGTTTGGTTATTTATTTAGGGTTCACTGTAATCTGATTGTATTCTACTTTGCAATGAATACCACTGTAAGCCAGCATTTCGACTAATTTTGCTATACTCACATTTCTAGGTATTTTGCCTGAGTATTGTTTTGCCGGAATTTTGCCATTGTAGATCACCTCCGCATCATACCAACGCGAAACCTGGCGCATCACTGATGGGAGATCTGACTTTTCGAACTGGAAGTAGCCATTTTTCCAGGCAACTACAGCCTCGAGATCTGCTATCTCATTTACTGCAATACCATCAACTTTACCATTCAGGCTAGCCTGTTGACCAGGTTTTAAAAGTGCCTTTTTATTGCCCCGTTTAATTTCAATACTACCTTCGAGCAAGGTAGTACGCTGATAAGCTTCATCAGCATAAGTATTTACGTTAAAATGAGTGCCCAGCACTTTAATATCAGATTGATCGGTATGAACAATAAATGGCTTTGTTTTATTTTTAGCTACTTCAAAGTACACTTCACCGGTAACTTCTACTTTACGTTCATTGCCAACAAAAGCGGAAGGAAATTTAACCGACGAGCTTGCATTAAGCCACACCTCAGTACCATCTACCAGAATTAAATGGTATTGGCCACCGCGTGGGGTGCTTACTGTGTTGATGGCTGCTGCTTTTGCAGTTGTGTTACCTGTAAACCTGTAAAGCAACTCGCCGCTTTTCGTTTTAATTACCTGCACCCCGGATTGGTTTGCAACTTGCCCATCAGCAGTTTTATTGAGGATAACCTGAGAACCATCGGCCAGTTGCAGTACTGCATTGTTGCCTCCCGGAATAATTGGTTTTGTATTTGTTTTAATTGAGGTAGCCAAAACGGGAGAGCGATCGCTTTGGTTGAAATAGCTATATATACCCGCAATTAAAGCAATTAAAATAACCGCCGCTTTAAAAAACAGTGCATAATTTAATTTAATCTGCTTAGGTTTTGGTTTATCGATATGGATTATTCTAGCAGTTACCCGATTTAAAATTTGTTTTTTAACTTCAATATCTGCTAACTCGTTATGTGTTAAATCAGCACCATCAATACGCTCGTACCACTCCTCTACCAGCTTTTTTTCGGCTGGTGTAGCAGTTTGGTTATTGTATTTTTCGATTAAATATTTGATTTCGTTCGTATTCAAAATAGTGGCTTTTATATGTGTATACGGTTGCCTGGCATAAAGTACCATGGCATTATTATTTTTTTTTATAATAAATTGCTAAAACCTGCCTAAAGGTCTATCAAAGGCATTAATAACCAATTATTGGGCAAAATGAAAAGGAAAATTATAAGTGTTTGGCAATAAACAGAGCCAGTAAGGCTAGCGAAGAATCATAATCCTTAACACGCGTACGCAAGCGCTGGTAAGCCATTTGTAACTGATTTTTCACGGTTTGCTCGGATAAAGACAAGTCCTGTGCGATTTGCTTTATAGAAAGGTCGTCCTCTCGTTTAAGCAGGTAAATTTCTTTCATTCGTACCGGCATCCGTTCTACTTCGGTATCAATAATGGCTTTCAGTTCTTTTTCTAAGATTGTATTTTGAGAATGTATATCGGATGGCGCTACATTAGCGGTTACACTAATGGCATATTTTAAGCGAACGCTGTCTTTTTCGTAAAGTTTTAAGATTTTGTTGCGGAGGATCGCAAATAAATAGGCCAGCACACTGCCTTCGGCATCCAATAATTCAATCTTATCCCACAAACTTACAAATACATCCTGAACCAGATCCTGGGCCAGATCGGTGCAGTGTACCTTTTTATAAGCTTGTTTGTATAGCGCATTCCAGTAAGCATCGAACACCAGGTTAAATGCTTTATTTTTGTCTAATTTGACCAGAAGAAAAAAGTTACTTTCTAATGCTTTGTACATAAACAATCTGGGATGACGGTTAAGGTTTTTAAGGTGCGCCAAAGAAATAACATCATTATTAACCTAATGTTAAATTTATTAAATTATTTGGTACAGCGTTGTTAAATTAAAAATTTGCTGATACAAAAAAGAATACCTGATATAACTGGGATGTGATTATTTGATGTAAAAAATGGGTTTCTACTTATCCTTTAAGTGTACTGGTTATCTATTTGGTTAAAAATATATTGCTGCACAAGATAGCATTTCCTGCAACAAATTACCCTGTTAAAAAACGCTTAAAATTTATACCTTTGAAAAGGGTTAACATATAGCTTAGATAACTTATTGTTTCCTGCTTGCAGGAATAAACCCGATTTAACGAGGAGTGGTACGAACACTTCTCGTTTTTTTTTAAAACACCCCTCGTTACAAGGGGCATTTCTGTTAATCATTGGGGGGTGTTTCTTTATTCTCGCTAAGACTAATAATGTGCTAAAACCATTTTTTTAGTCTCCAGGAATTGCTTTCTATCTATAAATTTTATATTATTAAGTATTAATCAGGCAATCTGTTTTGTGGCCCGAATGTATCGATATTTAATGCTTTGAAGAAAAGATTTGAAAGAAAAAAACAACGCAAACGTTTGATTAATTTTGTATTATTACATATTGAAGAAATTTAATGTAGTTTAGCACTTAGAATGCAATCGAAACCAACAACCATAAAGGAAATAGCCAGAATTTTAAACATCTCACCCTCCAGTGTATCAAGAGGGCTGCATGACCATCCGAGTATTGGAGCAGTAACCCGTGAGAAGATTAAACAGCTGGCCAAGTCTCTGAACTATGAGCCTAATAATGCGGCTATACTTTTTCAAAAAGGCAAAACTTACACTATTGGAGTAATTTTACCAGAACTTTCTGAACACTTTTTCTCTATAGCCATTTCGGCAATTGAAGATGAGGCCATCAAGAAAAACTATACGGTAATTTTTGCCCAGTCGCACGATAACTATGAACAGGAAGTAAAGCTGGTAGAAAAAATGAAAAACCAACGTGTGGATGGATTATTGGTCTCGATCAGTAAAGACACCTCGAAGTTTGATCATTTTGAAAAATTAAATTCTTTCAATATTCCGGTAGTATTTTTTGATCGGATCCCTCCTTTTAAAAATGTCCACTATGTAGCTTGCAGCCTCGAGAGCGCAACCATTAAGGCGGTAAACTACCTGCTTAAAAAAGGGCACAGAAGTATTGGTATGATTAACGGGCCAAGCACACTGTACGCCAGCGAAGAGCGTAAAGATGGGTATATGCAAGCCATTACTTTTAACCGTTTAAAGTTCGATCCATCTTTAGTAGTCAACTGCGATTTAACCGAAGAAGGTACCATAGAAGCTGCTGAACAGTTTTTAAACCACAAAAGGAAACCAACCGCAATTGTTGCATTTAACGATTATGTGGCTTTGTTTTTAATCAAGTACTTTAAAAAATTAAATGTAATTAACGATTTCGATGTAGTGAGCTATGCCAATCTGCCTATTATCAGTTACCTGGATAATTCGCCGGTTGCTTCGGTAGAACAATACCCCTATTTACAAGGACAAAAGGCTGCAAACATCCTGTTGGATTTGATTCATAGCCCCGTTCCCGAAAATCAGGCCTATTACAATACCATTGTAGAATCAGACCTGATTATTAATGAGGTTAAAGAATAGTACGGGCAAACGTTTGTGCTAAATAATTAATGCTTATTTAAACTACCTGGCAAAACCTCGTATTGTTTTTTAAAGGCAGCAATAAAATGCTGCGTGTTTTTATAACCTACCAAAAAAGCGACTTCGTTAACCGTTCGCTTTTCTTTAGCCAGGTAGTAATGTGCTTTTTCCATTCTGATTTTATACAGATAGCCAAATACTGTATGGCCGGTTAGCGCTTTAAAACCTTTTTTAAGTTTAAAATCGTTAATACCGGCTTTGCGCGAGAGCTCAATTAAAGAGCTTGGCCTCTGCAGGTCGCGCTCTACCAGTTGCCGGGCATAAATAATCTTTTTTAAATCTTCTTCCTTTAAAACAACCCGTTGTTTATCCAACTTTTGGTTACTGTGGATCACAATTAGATCAAGCATACGCGCTTCTAAAAACAAACGCTTTACCCTGCCCGAATGATTGGCATGACTTAAGCTTTGTAAAATTGAGCTTACTTCGGGTGTTATCGGTTCTCTTAAAGGCAAAAGCGCGTCCTGATGAAATTCGCGTCCCATTGCCTTCTGAAAATAAGCTTCGGTAAGTTGAATATATACCAAACTTGTTTTTTCGGCTACCCGGAAAGCAATGTGGTTTACTTTACCCAGATTAAGGTTTTGCTGGTTTTTAGTCAGCGATAAAAAATTTTGTTCTGCCCCACTACAGGATGTTAAGCTTCCGTTTAAACAAAATAACAGCCCAATGTGCTCGTGTGATGATTCAAAACATAAATCTTCAGGTTGATCACTTTCAAGCTCAACCAAACTGATATGAATGCCTTCGAACCACATTTCCTTTACATCTACATGCATATGTGGTGTGTTAATGGCAATCTCTGCTTCCTCTATATCCTTTAAGCCTGCAAAATTTGCCGGATAAATATTTTTATAGCATACCGTTCCATTAGCCTTTATTGAGCGCTTAATCTTCATTGATAACCAATTTATTTAATTCTTACGGGTGATACTTTCCTATCCTTTTGAGCGATATAAAAAGCCTAATCCCTATCTGTGCTTTCAATTTAATCCGTTTAGCGGCATTAATTATCCGTTTAACGTTATCTCCTTTTGGTGATAATGCACAAATTTGCACAATTATTTATAATTAGTCTAAATAAATGAGAATATATTTATCAATTGCCTTATCGCTTTGTGGATTTGTTACTGTGGCTCAAGAAATTAAAGTTGATACCGCTAAGGCAAATGATTTAAAAGAAGTTGTCATTACCGGTCAGTTCGGCCCACAATCGTTACGTAACTCAGTTTACAACATCAGAACCATTAGCGCAGAGCGGATTAAGCTTCGTGCAGCAAATAGCGTACAACAGGTTTTAAATACCGAATTGGGCTTTCGTTTCAGCAACGATTTAACTTTGGGTACAACCGATGTTTCTTTAATGGGCATGACTGGCAGAAATGTTAAAATATTACTGGATGGTGTGCCCCTTGTTGATCGCTCGGATGCACGAGAGAGCTTAAACCAGATCGACATTAATACTGTAGAAAGGATAGAAATTGTAGAAGGCCCCATGTCGGTAGTGTATGGTACAGATGCCCTTGCAGGTGTAATTAATATCATCACCAAAAACCCCGGCAAGGCCTTGTTAAGTGTTAATGCGCGCATACAGGAAGAAACTGCAGGAAATGAATATAACCTGCTCAATGGTGCAGGGCAACACAATCAAAATTTAAGTGTAAGCTGGCAGAAAAATGGCTGGAGTGTACTGGCCGGTGCCTCGCATAACGAGTTTGGTGGATGGAATTTAGCACCAAAAGATGCTTTTATACAAGAATTTAGTTTATACCAAAACCAATGGAAACCCAAAGCACAATGGCTTGGAAATGCCAAAATTGGTTACCGCAACCAGAACTTTAATATCTGGTACCGTTTGGATGGCGTTAAAGAAGATATCGACAGTAGGTTTGGAATAAATTCTACCACTTTTGAGGGGAAGCTTGCCACTTACACCACCAAACGTTATAATCAACAGTTACAATCTGAATGGAGGATAAACAATAAACTACAATTAACTGCAATTGCCGGTTATACCGATTTGCAGAGATCAACCCACACCGTTATCCGTAATTTCACCAGTAACAGCGAAAGATTAAGTTCGGATAAGGGCGAACAGGATACCGCCAAATTTAACAATGGCATTTTTAGAGCTACAGCTATCTATGTACATAATCCATCTGTCTCATTTCAACCAGGAATTGAATACAACCGCGATGCTGCCAGCGGACAAAGAATTAGCGGATCGCCGGTGATTAACGATTATTCGGCATTTGTTTCTGCAGAAATTAAGCTTTCACCTAAAATTAACATTAGGCCCGGATTAAGGTTTATTAAAAATTCGGTGTACGATGCGCCACCTGTAATTCCGTCATTAAATACCAAATTCATTATAGCCAAAGATCTCGATTTACGTCTTGCTTACGCACGTGGCTTTCGCTCTCCGGCCTTAAGAGAGTTGTTTTACGATTTTATAGATGCCAGCCATACTATTTTAGGCAATCCCGATTTAAAGGCTGAGCAATCAAACAGTTTTAACGGCTCTCTGGCATGGTCGGGTATACACCGTGGAGCTATACAGTTCCGTTCTACCTTATCGGGTTTTTATAACCTGTTTAAAAACAGGATTATGTTTGCGGCCTCACCTACCGACAACTCAGTTACATCGCTATTTAACGTATCAAAATACAAAACCACTGGCGGCACTTTAGATAATACCTTGATTTACAAAAATCTGCAAGCCACACTGGGCATATCTTACATAGGACGATATAATGAATTAAGCGAAAACAAAACCATTGAAACACCAGAGTTTACATGGGCTACTGAAGTAAACTCGAATATTACCTACTCCTTCACTAAAATAAATGCCGGGATTAGTCTTTTCTATAAATATACTGGCAGTTTACCCAGCTACCAATCGGTTACAACAAACAATGAGCAGACCATAAAACTGGTTAAAATTGCTGCTTTTCATACAGCTGATTTAATGTTTAACAAAAACCTGTTTAAATCATTAACCCTTAATGTGGGTGTTAAAAACCTGTTTAATGTTACACAGCTTTCTAATACATCAACAGCAAGCGGTGGTGCACATAGCACTGGTGGTGATGTTCCATATAGCTATGGCAGATCGTATGTACTGGGCCTTACTTACAACTGGAATAAACTTTAAAATTAAAACAACATAATTAAAATAACATGAATAAATTAAACTCAATGATCGCAATCGCCTTTTTAGCGATAAGCTTTACGGCTTGCAAAAAGGATGCTGATGAACCTGTATTTGTTGCGCCACCATCAGACGGGAGCACTTTAACCCTTAACGGATTAATAGGTGCCGAGGCCGGAAGTGCTGCTGGAAACAGCGTTTATGTAGATTTTAGTGCCGATAAACAAACTTCAGTTGAAAGAGATAGCTGGGATTTGGGTTTTTATTCAGGAGCTGATTTTAAAGTTATCTTAAACTCTACTAATGGTGCTTCTGCCCTGGTTATTAATAAAACAGACTTAAACGCAGTAACCGCCGCTGATTTTGACCCAAATGCATTAAAAGTTGGTCAAGGTCAAGGTAGCTTCACTATAGTTGACGACGGCAGAGAGGCAAATATTTTAAACAAAATCGCCATTGCAGCAATTTCTGCAACTGATACCGAAAACAAAGTTTATATCATCAATAGAAAAGGTGGTGCAGCAACTGTTTTACCTAACGATGAACTTTATAAAATCAGGATAATTAGGAAAGGTACAACAGGTTATACTTTACAATATGCAAAAGTAACTGAAACGACTTTTAAAACATTAGATGTTACCAAAAACGTTGATGCTAATTTTCAATTTACTTCTTTAGTAAAAGGAACTGTTGTTTCTGTTGAACCTGCAAAAGCAAACTGGGATATTGTTTGGGGCTATAGTATGTACTGGACTGCTACTTTCCCATATGCATTTTCGGATATGGTTTTCATTAATAATTTGGCGGGTGTAACTGCAGCATCTGTTGCTACCACTGTTAAAAGCTATGCTGCTTTTTCAGAAGCAGACATTGCAAGTGTAAGTTTTTCATCAGCAAGGGATGTGATTGGCTCAAAATGGAGAACCTCACCTAATCAACAAGGTGTAGGTGGAGGTGTTAGCTCAGATTTCTTTTACGTGATTAAAGACGGATCAGGAAATGTATATAAATTAAAATTTGTTAGCTATATCTCAGGAGATGGCGGTACCCGCGGTAAACCGGTAATCGAGTATAAATTGGTTAAAAAAGGTTCGTAGTCAATAACCTCAATCAAAAAAAATATGTTTTGTTAGTTGGATAGATGCTCTCCGCGATGGGGAGCTTTATCTTTTTATAGGGAGGCAACCTACTATCGAAAAATCGAAATATAAGCGTCTTGCTGAACTTGTTTCAGCATCTCTCTAATAAAGAAGGCATGATGAAACACCTGTGTCTGGATATCCGGGAATTTAAACACAGCAACCGCCTAATACTCCCCCTGAAACTAGTTCAGGAAGACGAGCTAAATAGCATTTCTTATCTCTGCACATTAATGCAATCAATCGCACCAGCCTTCGTAAGGTGCTTAAACGCAAAAAGGGCTCTGGCGTACCAGAACCCTTTTTGTTTCTTACTCGCGAAATATTATTTGCCAGAGTTTTTCTTGTCAGTTACTTCTGCACGGATTTCTTGTGCTAAAACTTTAAGATCTTGCATTGCTTTACGCACACGAGTACCAGCAGCTGCATTGCCAGCATTATAAAATTTTTCTACATCTGCTTCAATCGCAGCAACAGCAGCTTTAACTTTTGAGAATTTTTCCATCGCTAATTGATGTTTTTAAGGTTTAAAAAATTTATTTTTTTCAATAATACATATTTACCTTGAATATACAACAGAAAGCAAATATTAATTTAAAATAAGTTTTGCACATTTTCACAAATCAAAAAAATGCCCTGGCACTATTATAGACGTATTTTTTCGATTTTCAGGATTAAAATTCAGCAACTTAGTTGAGTTGTTTCGCCAGGTTTATGAGGTTATTAAAGGTAAGATTGGCACTATTTATACAGGCTTCGTAATCGGCCTCTACAACCCTTTCATTAAGCACAGAAACAAAGGTTTTCCATTTTACACTCAATTCGTCGCCATAAACGCCGTAGTAATTTAAGCCTTCTTCGTGCCCCTCAAAGTGCTTATTGGCTAAAATATGGCGCTTAATTACGTTTCCACCCAGTGTAGCCCCTTCAAACACATATAAAGCTCCCAAAACTTCGCCTGTATTTTTCTTCGGAACAAAGAGTTCGAAATCCAGACCGGGTAGCGTTAAATTATCAATTTGCCAGTAATTAAGATCTTTCTCTAAGGCAGCGAGTTTTAACCTGCTGTTCATATCCAGTTCAGCGGCAATATCTGCATCGAGCATATTGCTCAATTCGTTTTCGAGCTTTTGGTGGATGATGTAATTAACAGTTAGTAATTTTCTATATTGTTCTACACTTAAAGTGTTATTCATTATTTCATTTACGAACATTAAAGATTCGAGCGCTGTGTGGTTCGCGGCCGTTTCGCTTCTCAATAAACTGGCAATCATAAGGGGTATTTAAATTTAAGTATTAATAAAAGAAGAAAAGATCCGGCTTTACAACCGGATCTTTTAATATAATTGTTGCTAATTTAACCTGAGATGTTGATTAAACCAAAAATCGTGCACAGAGTGTACACATTTCACCAGGTTATCGTAGCCATTAGGTTTCGTTAGATAGGCATTGGCTCCAAACTCCATCGAAGCCTTTACGTCTTCTGGATTGTCGGATGTAGAAAACAAAATTACCGGAATTGATTTCAGATAAGGAATATCCCTGATAAACTTCAACAAATCGAGTCCTGATAAACCGGGCAGGTTTAAATCAAGTAAAATTAATTTGGGTTTGATTTTACTCTCAGCAAAATTTCGCAGCTTCAACAGCGCCTCGCTCCCATCTTCCACAATGGTGAGGTTTAAAGTATCTTTAACTTCCTGCACTGCACTCTGCATAAAGAATGCATAATCTATATCGTCTTCTACGTAAAATATATCTGGTGTTTTCATTTTATCTGTTTTTAAATGCCACATAAAAGGTAGAACCTGCGTTGAGTTTACTATCAAACCAAACTCTTCCGTTATGCCGCTCTACCACTCTTTTTACAATAGCTAATCCTACCCCTGTTCCTTCAATATCCTTAACATTATCCATGCGCTTAAAAAGCTCAAAAACCCTGTCGTAATATCTGTTATCAATCCCAATACCATTGTCTTTAATGGCATAAACCGTTTCTTCGCCATCAACATAACCCGAGATCTCAATTCTGGGCTTATCGACCGTTGATGAGTATTTTACGGCGTTCCCAACCAAATTGGTAAACACCTGAGCAATCATCGTTCTATCACCCTTTAAATTAGGTAACTGGCCAAAAACCAATTCAGTCTTATCTGCTTTAAAAGCATTCCAAACTTCGGCTTCTATTTCCTTTAACAACAAAGGCATGTCAACTGTTTCAAAATTTATATCCGAACGGCCAACTCTGGCTAAATTTAGTATCTCCTTAATCAGGAAATTCATCTTATTGGCGCCATGCAAAATACGGTCGAGCATCTTTTTGCCATTATCGTCGATACTTTTGTTTTTAAGCAACAGTTCGGTATATGTCTTAATCGAAGTTAAAGGTGTTCTTAGATCGTGCGAGATGGTATAACTAAAGGTATCCAGCTCTTCGTATGCAGCCTGTAATTTCTCGTTAAGCAGCCTAATCTCGTTGGCTTTTTTATTGATATCGGTAATAATGATCTCGCGAATGCGTAGAACAGAAGAAATTTCTTCGGCGCGCCAATTTTCGGAAGTATTGTTTACCACTTGCGACCAGGTTTCGAAAGATTTTCTGGGCGACAGATTTAATAAACCATTTCTATCAGGACTTACTGGTTTCTCGGGATTACCCGCCCAGTTAACAGTGGTGATCTGTTCGGGCTTAAACCAGATAATCATTTCGCCCAATTCTTTATTTAGGGTACAGGAAAGCATTCCCGATGCGATCTCTTTATATTTTTTTGCTGGCGAATGTATTTCCGATAAGCGGTGGGTGTAATAAATAGACTCATCGGTGGTTTTCTTTAACCACTCGGCCAGTTCCCGAATATCCACCTCAAGCGGCACTTCTCCAATGGTTTTGAGTTCATTTTCGAAAATAATGGCCACGCCTGATGCCGTTGTAGCATCTAAAATCGTTCTTCTATGCCCTGTTATGGCTTCAATTAAATACTTATCGCGTGTTAAATACTCTGAAAGCACGTTAGCCGTATCTTTAAACTGCTCTACTACTTCTGCTTCTTCCTCTTCCTGGCGGTATTCTAAGGCCGATGAGAGAATTTGTCCAATCAGTTTAGAACCTTCCCTTGCCTTATAATCAATAAATTTCGGACTGTAATTGTGACATGCAATTAATCCCCATAGCTCGCCATGCGAAATAAGTGAAATGCTAAAACTCGATTGAACGCCCATATTTTTTAAATACTGGATATGTATAGGCGAAACGGCTCTTAATCCTCCGTTGGTTAAATCGAGCGGCTCATTTTCTTTAAAGGTTAAAATGGGTGCATCGAGCTTATTTACATCGGCAATTAAACGGGTAAGGTT is drawn from Pedobacter sp. HDW13 and contains these coding sequences:
- a CDS encoding SusC/RagA family TonB-linked outer membrane protein yields the protein MNFSTFFMTGSLIRRKPTQLILVMKLTALFLFACLCQVSASVYSQNITLKQKNVSMEVIFKSIEKQTQYVFLYDNLELQNAHNISIDVKNAPLEQVLNLCLKNQLLSYKIFDKTIVLRKKNELISNPFFETISGRVSDENGLPIVGASIMVKETKSVTSTDANGYFSVNANVGTTLIISFIGYTTREIVIDSKRDYKISLQAATTELTDVVVTALGIKRSEKSLGYAVQKVAGKDLQTVKGVDVATSLTGRVSGLVIKNSTEFNARPTIELRGEPAMLVIDGVPYGNMSLRDVPTDDIESMDILKGPTASALYGSRASGGVLLITTKKGAAGKGFSIDINSNTMASLGFLAIPKVQSSYGRGQNGVIDNDYVWGPKLDAGKTARDWNPVTKQFEDNMPLVSKGKDNLKNFTSTGIILNNNISIAQTGENGSFRIGLNDIYNKGQFPNQNLNMVNLTMAGEMKLSDKFKLEGHMGVSRRWADQIWGGGYNNQGYLYQLIMWTGTEYDIRDYKDYWKVPYKTQNWMYTNWYDNPYLIAYEKLNGTQNNTLNANVTASYQINSDFNLLVRLGYDNYNNKTTFRNPTANIFSTRGGAVNGSGWNARGMYSIQDSRGFSTNDDLILGYKKKLNKFTIDALAGGTVYYYIDESLSGTTKNGLISPTFYSLAGSVEPPTVSQGYGTRQINSLYSRASIGYNDAIFLDFTGRNDWNSAQPKASRSYFYPSIGSSIVVSELVKLPKVIDMFKIRGSWAVFKTAFDPFAINKAYGTTTAAWNGLNSASYPNYLIGEGLLPSSNRTYEIGAAGYLFKKRLHFDVAYFNKYYYNRQTDLKQNGNTAFLPNSSGFSMAIINTQETFERRGLEITVDGSVIKNKDFEWYSTINWSNQHRYYVNLDPVYSPDNLWVKKGERLDTYTDNYWVKDPEGNVIHESGYPVWSDYVKKLGYGDPDFSFGFINNFTYKNWSLGVNIDGRIGGLMYNYVYDKMFDSGTAPETDNEYRYNQVVLGQNNYVGQGVKVVSGSVTYDKYGQITSDTRKYAVNDVPIGYQDYAQWYRGGDARVQNESFVKLREVSLGYRLPSKTATKLGLKNASFSLTGQNLFMWTNFKYSDPDVDTENLNSPSMRMVGFNVKVGF
- a CDS encoding FecR family protein; the encoded protein is MNTNEIKYLIEKYNNQTATPAEKKLVEEWYERIDGADLTHNELADIEVKKQILNRVTARIIHIDKPKPKQIKLNYALFFKAAVILIALIAGIYSYFNQSDRSPVLATSIKTNTKPIIPGGNNAVLQLADGSQVILNKTADGQVANQSGVQVIKTKSGELLYRFTGNTTAKAAAINTVSTPRGGQYHLILVDGTEVWLNASSSVKFPSAFVGNERKVEVTGEVYFEVAKNKTKPFIVHTDQSDIKVLGTHFNVNTYADEAYQRTTLLEGSIEIKRGNKKALLKPGQQASLNGKVDGIAVNEIADLEAVVAWKNGYFQFEKSDLPSVMRQVSRWYDAEVIYNGKIPAKQYSGKIPRNVSIAKLVEMLAYSGIHCKVEYNQITVNPK
- a CDS encoding RNA polymerase sigma factor gives rise to the protein MYKALESNFFLLVKLDKNKAFNLVFDAYWNALYKQAYKKVHCTDLAQDLVQDVFVSLWDKIELLDAEGSVLAYLFAILRNKILKLYEKDSVRLKYAISVTANVAPSDIHSQNTILEKELKAIIDTEVERMPVRMKEIYLLKREDDLSIKQIAQDLSLSEQTVKNQLQMAYQRLRTRVKDYDSSLALLALFIAKHL
- a CDS encoding LacI family DNA-binding transcriptional regulator — its product is MQSKPTTIKEIARILNISPSSVSRGLHDHPSIGAVTREKIKQLAKSLNYEPNNAAILFQKGKTYTIGVILPELSEHFFSIAISAIEDEAIKKNYTVIFAQSHDNYEQEVKLVEKMKNQRVDGLLVSISKDTSKFDHFEKLNSFNIPVVFFDRIPPFKNVHYVACSLESATIKAVNYLLKKGHRSIGMINGPSTLYASEERKDGYMQAITFNRLKFDPSLVVNCDLTEEGTIEAAEQFLNHKRKPTAIVAFNDYVALFLIKYFKKLNVINDFDVVSYANLPIISYLDNSPVASVEQYPYLQGQKAANILLDLIHSPVPENQAYYNTIVESDLIINEVKE